The Macellibacteroides fermentans genome contains the following window.
GAGGCTGTTAAATACTACACTATCGTGAAAGAAAAGCTTGGAGACGAATGGCTGACAAAAGATTATTTCAGAATCGGAGCCAGCAGTCTGGTAAAAGATATCGAAAATCGTTTAGGTAAATAATAAAGAAAGCGGGAAGTTCAATAGCCAGAACTTCCCGCTTTCTTTTATTATCAATGCTACTATTTTGTACTGTTTAGTGCTGCGCTTCCTTTAAATCATTCTTACGCATTAGTAGACTTTTTTGTCAGATTCTTAACTGGACACAAGTCAAAAAACACCCCTTTTGTCGTTTCCAGCCTTACTTTTTCCGTTCGATAATATAGTTAGCCAAAAGAATCAATGCCTCTTTTGCATCCGAATCGGGGTATGAATCTACCAGTTCAATAGCTTTGGAGTGATAATGGCGCATGCGATTTTCTGCATACTCTATCCCACCCTTCCGAATTGCAAAATCAATCAACTGATCTACCTGAACAGGAGTAAACACTTTTGAGCGTAACAACGTCATATAGGTTTCTAGTTCGGCAGGGCCGGCATGCTGAAGGGCGTAAAGCAAAGGAAGGGTAACTTTGCCTTCGCGAATATCGTTTCCGGTAGGTTTACCCAGGTCTTCGTTCTTATAGTAATCGAATATATCGTCTTTTATCTGGAAAGCATAGCCAAGATACTCTCCCAGCAACTTGCTTTTCTCTACGATATCGGCCGGTGCATCGGCACAGATGGCTCCTATTTCGGTGCAAGCCGACAATAACGTAGCTGTTTTCTTTTTAATAACCTGCATATAGGCCTCTTCATCCACGATGGACTCTTCTGCCGTTTCAAGCTGTTTAATCTCGCCTTCGGACAGGTCGCGCCCCAAGTTGGACACGATGGATATAATCTGAAGATTGCGTGTTTGAATGGCTCGGATCAAAGCAGAAGACAAAATATAGTCTCCAACCAGCACCGATACGCGGTTATCAAATATAGCATTCAGGGAAGGCAACCCCCTGCGCTCTTTGGTCTCATCAATTACATCATCATGAATTAACGTTGCCGTATGAAGCAGTTCGAGTAACACGGCCGCATTTATCGTATGCTCTGTAATCTTACCGCATGCTTTTGCTGTTAAAAGCACCAATAAAGGACGCACATGCTTACCGACAGCATGCTGTATCTGAATGATAGCCGACTGTAGCCTGCGCGTTTCGCTCTTAAGGGAGTTGGCAAATTCATCATTGAACTGTTGAAACTCTTTAGCAACCGGCTCTTCTATTTTACTTCGTGTATTCATACTTACCTTCAAAGATATGCAAAAGTAGCAAAATCTTACAAGTAAGCGATAAATTTCGTACATTTACCGAAGTTTATGTCTCAAAAACTTGTAAAAAAATGAAGCTTTTCCTCATAGATGCCTATGCGCTGATCTACAGATCCTATTACGCCTTTATTAAAGCACCCCGCATAAATTCCAAAGGAGTAAACACATCCGCCATATTTGGCTTTGTAAATACCCTCGAAGATATATTAAAACGGGAAAGCCCAACCCATATCGCCGTAGGATTCGATCCGTCGGGCCCCACATTCCGTCACGAAGCATTCGAACAATACAAGGCCCAGCGTGAAGAATCTCCCGAAGTAATCCGGGCATCCGTTCCTGTTATCAAGCAGATTATTCAGGCGTACAATATACCCATATTGGAAGTACCACGCTACGAAGCCGACGATGTGATAGGTACTATTGCCAAGCAAGCCGAAAAAGAGGGTTTCGATGTGTACATGATGACGCCTGATAAAGACTATGGTCAGCTGGTTAGCGAGCATATCTTTATGTATCGTCCTAAATTCGGCGGCGATTACGAGATATTGGGTGTTCCGGAAGTATTACAAAAATACGAACTCACTTCCACCGAGCAGGTGATCGATCTGCTGGGTCTTATGGGAGATTCATCCGACAACATTCCAGGTTGCCCGGGTGTAGGTGAAAAAACGGCACAGAAGCTACTGGCCGAATTTGGTAGTATCGACAATCTGCTGGCAAATACGGATCACTTAAAGGGAGCCTTGAAAAAAAAGGTGGAAGAAAACAAAGAACAGATTATCTTCTCCCGTTTTCTGGCAACCATTAAAACGGATGTCCCCATACAGTTCAGTGCAGAAAGCTGTTTGCGTGAAAAAGCGGATATAGATAAATTAAGAGAAATTTACACAGATTTAGAATTCAGAGCATTTATTAACAAATTAGAAGCAGAGCCCGTAAAAGTCCAAAATCAGGGTCCGGTTCAAGGCGATCTCTTTGCGATATTTCCGACCGAGGATGCAGCTGAAGAAAAATATTCAAATCTCAGAGACATAAAAAACACGCAACACACCTACCATCTTACTGATAATCAGGATAAAATAAAAGAATTAAGCTCCTTTTTAGCAACACAGGAATTTTTTGCTTTTGACACCGAGACAGACGGTATAGATCCCCTTACAGCAAAACTGGTTGGTATGTCCTTCGCCGTAAAGGAAAAGGAGGCCTGGTATGTACCGATTCCCGAAAATTTCGATGAAGCCAAGAAAATTGTATCTCAATTTGCAGAGGCGTTGGAAAACGAGAAGATCGAGAAGATCGGTCAGAATATTAAATTCGACACGGTGGTCTTACGCAAATACCAAATCAAGGTACAGGGTCCCCTATTCGATACCATGATCGCCCATTACCTGCTGAATCCGGAATTAAGGCATAACATGGATTATTTGTCGGAGACCTACCTAAAGTACAAACCGGTTTCCATAGAGGAGCTGATTGGTGCAAAAGGGAAAAATCAATTAACGATGCGTCAGGTTCCGGTAGCTCAGGTTGCGGAATATGCAGCCGAAGATGCAGACATCACCCTGCAGCTCAAAAATTTCTTTGCTCCGGAACTGAAGAAAGCAGGACTGGAATCGCTATTCTACGATATGGAGATGCCTCTGATACATGTGTTGGAAGAAATGGAGGTTACGGGTATTGCCCTGGATACCGAAGCATTGAAGCAATCGTCGCAGGAACTTACCCAAACCTTGATCCGTCTGGAAGAGGAAATCTACGAATTGGCAGGTACAACTTTCAATATCAATTCGACCAAACAGGTAGGTGAAATTCTTTTCGATCGCCTGCAAATTATGGAAAAGGCGAAGAAGACTAAAACAGGCAACTATACCACCAACGAGGAAACGCTGGAAAAACTCCGGTCTAAGCATCCCATAATAGGGAAACTGCTCGAATACCGCGGAATAAAGAAGCTGTTAAGTACATACATCGATTCGCTACCCGAACTGATTAATCCGCAAACAGGAAAGATACATACCTCCTTCAATCAGACGGTGGCAGCAACGGGACGATTATCGTCGAGTAACCCCAACTTGCAGAATATTCCTATCCGAGACGAAATGGGTAAAGAGATCCGAAGGGCCTTTACAGCCGATAACGACCAATGCGTCTTCTTTTCGGCCGACTACTCGCAGATCGAGTTACGTATCATGGCGCATCTTAGCGAAGACCCAAACATGATCGAAGCCTTTAACAGTGGTGCGGATATTCATTCAGCAACGGCAGCCAAGATATACAATGTACCACTCGAGATGGTTACCGGCGATATGCGCAGAAAGGCGAAAACAGCCAACTTCGGCATCATTTACGGAATTTCGGTATTTGGATTGTCGGAGCGACTCAACATTCCACGCGGGGAGGCCAAAGAACTGATAGACGGTTATTTCAAAACCTATTCACGCATCAAGGCTTACATGGACGAATGCATCCATCTGGCAAAAGAGAAGGGATACGTAGAGACCATTTTCAAACGGAAACGTTACCTTCCGGATATCAATTCCGGAAATGCCATCGTAAGGGGTTATGCCGAGCGCAACGCCATCAACGCACCCATCCAGGGAAGTGCGGCCGACATAATCAAGATTGCCATGATACGGATCTACAAACGGTTTGAAGAAGAAAAGCTACGTAGTAAAATGATATTGCAGGTACATGACGAACTTAACTTCAATGTGTACAAAGAAGAGAAAGAACAGGTAAAAAAGATTGTACTGGAGGAGATGGAGGGTGCCTGCAAACTGCGGGTTCCATTAATAGCAGATTGCGGCGAAGGATACAGCTGGCTTGAAGCACATTAAGGTGCACCCGGTGTGGCATGAAAAAGAATATTTCGTATCTTTGCACCCTCAAACAGAGAAGTATATACTAAAAATCGACTAATAAATGGCATTACAATGTGGCATTGTAGGCTTACCAAACGTTGGCAAGTCTACATTATTCAACTGTTTATCGAATGCAAAAGCGCAATCGGCTAACTTTCCCTTTTGTACCATCGAGCCCAATGTGGGTGTGATTACCGTTCCGGACGAACGTCTTACCATACTTGCCGATCTGGTACATCCCCAGCGGATTGTTCCTACCACGGTGGAAATTGTAGACATAGCCGGACTGGTTAAAGGAGCCAGCAAAGGAGAGGGATTGGGAAACAAGTTTCTTGCAAACATTCGCGAAACCGACGCCATTCTGCATGTGCTGCGCTGTTTTGACGACGACAATATAACACACGTGGACGGTTCTGTAAATCCGGTACGCGATAAAGAGATTATCGACTACGAACTACAGTTGAAAGACCTAGAAACCATCGAGTCGCGCATCGCCAAGGTTCAGAAACAGGCGCAGACAGGCGGCGACAAGCAAGCCAAAATGATGTACGAAGTGCTTATAAAGTTTAAGGAAGCTTTGGAGCAGGGAAAGAGTGCACGTACGGTGACTTTCGATACAAAAGACGAACAAAAGCTGGCTAAAGAACTGTTTCTGCTTACAAGCAAACCGGTTATGTACGTCTGCAACGTAGACGAAGCAAGTGCGGTAAGCGGCAATAAGTATGTAGAACAGGTACGGGAAGCTGTGAAAGATGAGGATGCCGAAATCCTGGTGGTGGCAGCTAAAATAGAATCGGAGATTGCCGAATTTGAAACATACGACGAACGCTCCATGTTTCTGGCCGAGATCGGTCTGGAAGAATCCGGAGTAGCACGTCTGATCAAGTCGGCCTACAAATTGCTGAACCTGGAAACTTACTTTACAGTAGGTGTACAG
Protein-coding sequences here:
- a CDS encoding polyprenyl synthetase family protein, which codes for MNTRSKIEEPVAKEFQQFNDEFANSLKSETRRLQSAIIQIQHAVGKHVRPLLVLLTAKACGKITEHTINAAVLLELLHTATLIHDDVIDETKERRGLPSLNAIFDNRVSVLVGDYILSSALIRAIQTRNLQIISIVSNLGRDLSEGEIKQLETAEESIVDEEAYMQVIKKKTATLLSACTEIGAICADAPADIVEKSKLLGEYLGYAFQIKDDIFDYYKNEDLGKPTGNDIREGKVTLPLLYALQHAGPAELETYMTLLRSKVFTPVQVDQLIDFAIRKGGIEYAENRMRHYHSKAIELVDSYPDSDAKEALILLANYIIERKK
- the polA gene encoding DNA polymerase I is translated as MKLFLIDAYALIYRSYYAFIKAPRINSKGVNTSAIFGFVNTLEDILKRESPTHIAVGFDPSGPTFRHEAFEQYKAQREESPEVIRASVPVIKQIIQAYNIPILEVPRYEADDVIGTIAKQAEKEGFDVYMMTPDKDYGQLVSEHIFMYRPKFGGDYEILGVPEVLQKYELTSTEQVIDLLGLMGDSSDNIPGCPGVGEKTAQKLLAEFGSIDNLLANTDHLKGALKKKVEENKEQIIFSRFLATIKTDVPIQFSAESCLREKADIDKLREIYTDLEFRAFINKLEAEPVKVQNQGPVQGDLFAIFPTEDAAEEKYSNLRDIKNTQHTYHLTDNQDKIKELSSFLATQEFFAFDTETDGIDPLTAKLVGMSFAVKEKEAWYVPIPENFDEAKKIVSQFAEALENEKIEKIGQNIKFDTVVLRKYQIKVQGPLFDTMIAHYLLNPELRHNMDYLSETYLKYKPVSIEELIGAKGKNQLTMRQVPVAQVAEYAAEDADITLQLKNFFAPELKKAGLESLFYDMEMPLIHVLEEMEVTGIALDTEALKQSSQELTQTLIRLEEEIYELAGTTFNINSTKQVGEILFDRLQIMEKAKKTKTGNYTTNEETLEKLRSKHPIIGKLLEYRGIKKLLSTYIDSLPELINPQTGKIHTSFNQTVAATGRLSSSNPNLQNIPIRDEMGKEIRRAFTADNDQCVFFSADYSQIELRIMAHLSEDPNMIEAFNSGADIHSATAAKIYNVPLEMVTGDMRRKAKTANFGIIYGISVFGLSERLNIPRGEAKELIDGYFKTYSRIKAYMDECIHLAKEKGYVETIFKRKRYLPDINSGNAIVRGYAERNAINAPIQGSAADIIKIAMIRIYKRFEEEKLRSKMILQVHDELNFNVYKEEKEQVKKIVLEEMEGACKLRVPLIADCGEGYSWLEAH
- the ychF gene encoding redox-regulated ATPase YchF, translated to MALQCGIVGLPNVGKSTLFNCLSNAKAQSANFPFCTIEPNVGVITVPDERLTILADLVHPQRIVPTTVEIVDIAGLVKGASKGEGLGNKFLANIRETDAILHVLRCFDDDNITHVDGSVNPVRDKEIIDYELQLKDLETIESRIAKVQKQAQTGGDKQAKMMYEVLIKFKEALEQGKSARTVTFDTKDEQKLAKELFLLTSKPVMYVCNVDEASAVSGNKYVEQVREAVKDEDAEILVVAAKIESEIAEFETYDERSMFLAEIGLEESGVARLIKSAYKLLNLETYFTVGVQEVRAWTFLKGSKAPQCAGVIHTDFEKGFIRAEVIKYNDFIALKSEAAVKEAGKMSVEGKEYVVADGDIMHFRFNV